CTCAGTACGTCCCCACCAGCACGTCGGTATAGAGTTCCTTCGGATCGGGCTCCGGCGACTGCTCGGCGAAGTCGGCCGCCTCCGCGACCTTCTGGCGGATATCCTTGTCGGTCTTCTTGAGGTCTTCCTCGGACACGCCGAGCGCTTCCAGCTCGCGCTTCACCGCGTCGATGCAGTCGGACGAATCCTTCATCGCCTGCACCTCCTCGCGCGTCCGGTACTTGGCCGGATCGGACATCGAGTGGCCGCGATAGCGATAGGTCTTGAGCTCCATCACGATCGGGCCCTTGCCCGCGCGCACCCACTTGAGCGCCTCCTCGATGGCGCCGCGCACCGCCAGCACGTCCATGCCGTCGACCTGCATGCCCGGCACGCGGAAGCTCTCGCCGCGGCGATAGAGCTGATCCTCGGACGACGAGCGGTTGACCGCGGTGCCCATGGCGTAGCCGTTATTCTCGATCACGAAGATGATCGGGAGCTTCCACAGCTCCGCCATGTTCATGCTCTCATAGACCTGGCCCTGGTTGGCCGCGCCGTCGCCGAAATAGGCGAGGCAGACACCGCCATCGTCGGCATATTTATGCTTGAAGGCGAGGCCGGTGCCGAGGCTGACCTGCGCGCCGACGATGCCGTGGCCGCCGTAGAATTTATGCTCGACGCTGAACATGTGCATCGAGCCGCCCTTGCCCTTCGAGATGCCGGCCTGGCGCCCCGTCAGCTCGGCCATGATGACCTTGGGATCGATGCCGTAGGCGAGCATGTGGCCATGGTCGCGATAGCCGGTGATAACGCTGTCTTTCTCGTTATCGAGAGCCGACTGCAAGCCAACGGCGACCGCCTCCTGGCCGATATAGAGATGGCAGAAGCCGCCGATCAGGCCGAGGCCATAGAGCTGCCCGGCGCGCTCTTCGAAGCGGCGGATCAGCGTCATCTGGCGGTAGAATTCGAGGAGTTCTTCCTTGGTCGCCTTGTAGCGATCGGGCTCGCCCGGGCGCTCGCGATTGGGAATCGGGTCGGCCTTGGGCGCTGCGGCCCCGGTCGTCTTCGTAGATGCTCTCGCCAAAGTTCAGGCCTCTCGCTGGGCGTTGGTTCCGCGGGGTATAGGCGCTTCCGACGGGAACACGCAACGGGAGCCGCTTGTTGCGTTTGCAGGTAACGCAGTTGCAAAAACTGCAATCAAGGCGCCTGGATGATCACTTCGTCCGGACGGGCGAGGCCCATGTCACGACGCACCAGCTCATCGGCCATGTCGGGATCGACATGGCGGGCGTCGAGCAGCGATACCTTGTGGGCCAGCGCGGCGCGCTGAGCCTCGACGGCCTTGAGCTGCGCCTGACGCTGGGCCAGCTGCGCCTTATAGTCGCCGAGCGCCATCAGGCCGTTCGGCCCGGCAATGGCGTAGCCCGCGAAATTGCCGATCACGAGCAACGCCAGAGCCGGCGCGATCGCGGCACGAATGATCGAGAAAGGACGCCCCCTACGCATAAGAGGCATCAATGAGTCAAATCGTGCCGCGACTCAAGGGATTTCCTTGAGATTCAACCCACTTTCGTCGCAAATGCAGACCGTCCTGCGTAGCGCGCCGTCGAGCCGAGCTCTTCCTCGATGCGGATCAGTTGGTTGTACTTGGCGAGCCGGTCCGACCGGGCGAGCGAGCCGGTCTTGATCTGGCCGCAGTTGGTGGCGACCGCGAGATCGGCGATGGTGGCATCCTCGGTCTCGCCCGAGCGATGCGACATCACGGCGGTGTAGCGCGCACGCTGCGCCATGTTCACCGCTTCCAGCGTCTCGGTCAGCGAGCCGATCTGGTTGACCTTGACCAGCAGCGAGTTGGCGATGCCCTCGCTGATGCCGCGCGCGAGGCGCTTGGGGTTGGTGACGAACAGATCGTCGCCGACGAGCTGGACCTTGTCGCCGATCTTGTCGGTCAGCGCCTTCCAGCCCTCCCAATCATCCTCGCCCATGCCGTCCTCGATCGACCAGATCGGGTAGCGCGCGGCGAGATCGGCGAGATAATCGACCATCTCCAGCGAGGAGAGCGTCTTGCCCTCGCCCGAGATCACGTAATTGCCGCCCTTGTAGAATTCGGTGGCGGCGCAATCGAGCGCCAGTGCGACCTGCTCGCCGGGCTTGTAGCCGGCCTTCTCGATCGACTTGAGGATGAACTCGATCGCCTCGTTGGTCGAACCGATATTGGGCGCGAAGCCGCCCTCGTCGCCGATGCCGGTGCTGAGCCCCGCCTCGGACAGCCCCTTCTTCAGCGTGTGGAAGATCTCCGAGCCCCAGCGCACCGCCTCGGCGATGGTGTCGGCGCCGTGGGGGACGATCATGAACTCCTGGAAGTCGATCGGGTTGTCGGCATGCTCGCCGCCATTGATGATGTTCATCATCGGCACCGGCAGGACATGCGCCGAAACACCGCCGACATAGCGATAGAGCGGCAGGCCGCGGCTGTCGGCGGCGGCCTTGGCGACCGCGAGGCTGACGCCCAAGATGGCGTTGGCGCCGAGCTTGGACTTGTTCTCGGTGCCGTCGAGCGCGATCATCGCGGCGTCGATCTCGGCCTGGTCCTCGGCTTCGTAATCGACCAGCGCCTTGGCGATCTTCTCGTTGACGGCCTTCACCGCCTTGAGCACGCCCTTGCCGCTGTAGCGGGACTTGTCGCCGTCGCGCTTCTCGACGGCTTCGTGCGCGCCGGTCGAGGCGCCGGAGGGCACGGCGGCACGGCCGAAGCTGCCATCCTCCAGCGTGACGTCGACTTCTACCGTCGGATTGCCGCGGCTATCGAGAATTTCGCGCGCATGGATGTCGATGATGGCGGTCATGA
This genomic window from Sphingomonas abietis contains:
- the pdhA gene encoding pyruvate dehydrogenase (acetyl-transferring) E1 component subunit alpha, producing MARASTKTTGAAAPKADPIPNRERPGEPDRYKATKEELLEFYRQMTLIRRFEERAGQLYGLGLIGGFCHLYIGQEAVAVGLQSALDNEKDSVITGYRDHGHMLAYGIDPKVIMAELTGRQAGISKGKGGSMHMFSVEHKFYGGHGIVGAQVSLGTGLAFKHKYADDGGVCLAYFGDGAANQGQVYESMNMAELWKLPIIFVIENNGYAMGTAVNRSSSEDQLYRRGESFRVPGMQVDGMDVLAVRGAIEEALKWVRAGKGPIVMELKTYRYRGHSMSDPAKYRTREEVQAMKDSSDCIDAVKRELEALGVSEEDLKKTDKDIRQKVAEAADFAEQSPEPDPKELYTDVLVGTY
- a CDS encoding FtsB family cell division protein, encoding MRRGRPFSIIRAAIAPALALLVIGNFAGYAIAGPNGLMALGDYKAQLAQRQAQLKAVEAQRAALAHKVSLLDARHVDPDMADELVRRDMGLARPDEVIIQAP
- the eno gene encoding phosphopyruvate hydratase → MTAIIDIHAREILDSRGNPTVEVDVTLEDGSFGRAAVPSGASTGAHEAVEKRDGDKSRYSGKGVLKAVKAVNEKIAKALVDYEAEDQAEIDAAMIALDGTENKSKLGANAILGVSLAVAKAAADSRGLPLYRYVGGVSAHVLPVPMMNIINGGEHADNPIDFQEFMIVPHGADTIAEAVRWGSEIFHTLKKGLSEAGLSTGIGDEGGFAPNIGSTNEAIEFILKSIEKAGYKPGEQVALALDCAATEFYKGGNYVISGEGKTLSSLEMVDYLADLAARYPIWSIEDGMGEDDWEGWKALTDKIGDKVQLVGDDLFVTNPKRLARGISEGIANSLLVKVNQIGSLTETLEAVNMAQRARYTAVMSHRSGETEDATIADLAVATNCGQIKTGSLARSDRLAKYNQLIRIEEELGSTARYAGRSAFATKVG